The Brienomyrus brachyistius isolate T26 chromosome 9, BBRACH_0.4, whole genome shotgun sequence genome contains the following window.
TGAccgttttttttaaatcatgttcTGAACATGATGTATGAAGACTATGTAAGCGTGGGGGGAGACttttggggagagggaggggtaCAGTGTAGTTTATTTGGCCAAATTCATTCTATCTTTTCATTTCACCTTTGTTTATTATTCTGTTTTTGAGCCACTCAAACCGTTCTTAGATTATCAGCTACCTGCGAGTGAATTCCTCAACACCAGTCTATATGCCCTGTTTTTGTTCAAGGTCAACTTTCTGTCCTTCATTCATCTTCCTATTTAATGACTTAACCTTGCATCAAAAGATGTCTGTTTCCTACTCGGTCTACAATGCGCCGTAACGGAAAGCCCGTGGTTCGCCGATGGAAGCCAGTAACCGCTCACCATTCCTGCAGTGTGTTGGCGATGTTGGGCAGCTCATTGGGTCCCAGGTCTCTGCCCACGCTGCAGTCTACTTCCACCTGCTGGTTGCGCTGGTCCAGCTTGCCCTGGATGATGTCACAGTAGACGGCTTCGATGAGCAGGTCCTCCAGCTCCCGCACGTTCTTCAGCTCCAGCTGCTGCAGGAGCAGCGAGTAGGGCAGGCACTGGGGGAAAGGGACACAGCACACTGTCTCCGGGACACTGCAGGGAGGTCTGGCCATTTTACAACCCAGTAAGACCTAGCATTCAGCAATCTCCTTAAATCTCTACACCCAGCCTGGCTTCAAATGAGGTTACGGCCCTCTACTGTTCTTCCTCAGCCAGTAAGCAGACTAAACAAGAAGTCTGATCACAGAAAGATGACGTCAcctgacatttttttaaaaaccatttcaagagcacacacagcacaccaataaaagaaaaaacagcTATAAATTAAGTAAAACATACAGCTACAAAATATGCTGAGAGGAATCATCTAAATGAAGctgaatttaattaaattaaatcatctgatgggcacaaggcagcctTCCCAGCCAGACTGGGCACTGCAGACCAAGCCAGTACCTTGAGGGTGGAAGCCAGGCTGATGATTGACAGGTGGCGGAGTTTGTTCTTCTGTGCGGGGGTTAACTCTGGGAGAGACGCCGCTCTCTCTGAGGAAAGAGGCTGCGTGTGAATCACATAACAGAGCCGCATGCCGGTCAAGGAGGCGGCAGGCCCACACTTAATTACATACGCCAACGTTTGTCACCTTTGTAGTCGCAGTATGTCCCATAGGCAAAAAGGTTGAGTAACTGATACACTGGTGCGTGAGGACCTGTCTCCAGCTGAAGAACAGGACAGAGATGGACACAAACAGCAGTCTGTTAGGATCCGTCTACAAATCCGCAATCCCGTGCATGTCAAAGGCATCTTCAGGTAAGCTTTATATACACACAACTATTcacatcattaaaaaaaatacagcctGGATAAGTGACTCCTTTCAAACGCATTGTTTTttgatatatttattatatccatccattttccaactatTAATACAGAACACGGCTGTGGCAAAGTCTGCATCCTGCCCCGGGCAGCACAGAACAAATGGCAGGGGACAgtttggacaggatgccagccgatcacagggcgcacacacaatCACTCAGTATCAGCCATTAAAGTTGGGTCACAGGAAATacatgcacgcgcacacacacacacacacacacacacacacacacacacacacacacacacacagagcgggGAGGGGAACCAgacccccagccctggaggtgtgaggtaacagcgcTACCTGCCGAGACACCATTCCGCCCTACATCTGTCACACTCAGTATTTTGGGCTGGCCTGTCTTTCTGGAGAGCACATAATCTCCATCATAAAATTAGGCAGAATGTAATACAACATTTTATTGCTTATCCTCTTCGCCTGGGATGCAAACTCTCCTATTCATATGGATGGAGATTTTATGGGAGCAACTGCAGTTAAATGCCTTGCACAGGGACGCCACAACAAGACACACTTATCAGCATGGGTAGCCTCATTGCAAGAGTCATCCAATAACAGGGTgagaagaagatgaagaagaaaaaaaaaagaagaaagaggCTCAGATCTATGTCACCAGTCACCAGTTTTAGTACAGCACCAGATGGCTCCAAAATGCAATTCGGCTTTTAAGGCATAAGGGTCATACTTGGAGGTCCACTTTCTATGCAAGGTCTGTTACGGATCCTGACTGCAATCCCCGATCAGATCCCTATCATCCCCAGCACAGCTTACTGCAGAGCTGTCCCTAACTGGGTTTCAGTCCCGGGGATTTACTTTGGCACCTCAAGTGGCAATTTTAACATTTCTTGTTGGAAACAATTAGGATTTTCTTGGATGGCAGCGAGAGGGCAAACTGAAAGTGTATAACTGTTCAACATTCTGAAGCTGAGTGATCTTACTTCTATTAACTACTGAAAGGCCGACACTGTTTCTCTACGGCAGCCAGGAGGAGCTGTATCATTTGGAGATTCAAAGTAATTAAGTGATCAGAACTGACGTTTACATATATCGATATGAAACTGGCATATGGGTTGGCTAGCTGGCAACAGAACTCGACTCTAGAGAAACAATCCGCACTGTGCAGGTCCAAAAAAAGAAATCAGAACTGAGGAGGACTCTGGGCATCAATCGCACTGACATGCAGCGCCCCCCTCCTAATTACCTGAGCCGCGGCAGTAATAGCTTTCCACGGCGCAGCACAGAAGGCCTCCTGTTCGAGAATCAAATAATAAGGTCTGCAAACACcgtgggcggggggggtggggggggggtgatgcgcTACAATTTCCTGCGGCACCTCGCATGTGTTTGCCTCCAGGCGGCTTCACCGAGCAGCGCATTTACAGGATTGGAACACACTCAAAATCTCAATGTTATTAAAAGTGAATAGAAGGGAAGCGGTAAGGCAACGTACCACAGACGGGAGGCAGGGTGGGCGGAGGCCTCTTATGCTTGGCATATACATTAGCATATATATTATATCAGCATATGAACAGAGTATATGCACTTATTTACATTCAGTTGCTTAGTTACACTTTTTGTCCAAGATGACTCACACTTTATAGAGCTATATAAATTTACCAAAACTATTCAGGTTAAGTACCAAGGGTACCAAAGTAGGGCTTCTCCAGGGATTTGAATTATACTTACTCTAGAATTATTTATTTAggagacacttttgtccaaagcgacagcagggtcagccagcatccagtGCTCTTGGGGCAGTTGAGATTAGGGGCctagctcaagggcccaacagttaAATGATCACTCTGTGGCGATGGGACTCGAATCCATAACCTCCCAGAAACTGGCACAAATTCCTAGCCATTAAGCTACACAGGGAGTACGGCACACTCAAGCATAGAAGTGATACCCTTCTGGGTACAAGTCCATACCCCTAATGCAGGTTGCACAACTAAATTTTttgtacaaatgtacaaacTTAAGAAATAAGCAGAACAAATATGTATATGTTGTCTATTCAGTGAGATGTGCATGTTTTTTCCCTCAACTACGTCATTTGAGGAGGTTAAAGACTtcagaaagacaaaaaaatcagCACATAATTTCTTCCAACAAATCCTGGACTACTGTGCAACAAGTGGAAGAAAACCCCTATGTAAAATATAACCTAATACTTAATACAACAGAAACTAAATACAACCTACAGAGTAACATACAGATACACACAATACAGTGCAATACTGTTTTGCTGCATGATGTGTTTCACAGGTTTGACTGACCTCTCTGACGTTGGGAAGCTCCAGGATGTCAGAGAATACATAAAGGCCTGGAGTTTCCAGCAGGGAACTGATCGCTTGAGCCAGAGCTGAgcctgagagagagagcagctgcTCCACCTCCATCTAAGAGATAAAAAGGGACACTTAAGCATAGAGGGAACAGTACAAAGGGACAGGCACACAAGGGGACCCGCACACGGGGAAGTGCACAAAAGGGGATCCGCACACGGGGAAGGCCGCACAAGGGGACCCGCACACGGGGAAGGGCGCACAAGGGGAAGGTCGCACATGGGGAAGGCCACAGAAGGGGACCCGCACACAGGAAAGCGTGCACAAGGGGACCCGCACATGGGAAAGCGCGCACAAGGGGACCCGCACATGGGAAAGCGTGCATCCGGGAAAGTGTGTACAAGGGGACCCGCGCACGGGAAAGCGCGCACAAGCGGAAGCATGCACAAGGGGACCCGCACACAGGAAAGCGTGCACAAGGGGACCCGCACATGGGAAAGCGCGCACAAGGGGACCCGCACACAGGAAAGCGTGCACAAGGGGACCCGCGCACGGGAAAGGGCGCACAAGGGGACCCGCGCACGGGAAAGGGCGCACAAGGGGACCCGCGCACGGGAAAGGGCGCACAAGGGGACCCGCGCACGGGAAAGGGCGCACAAGGGGACCCGCGCACGGGAAAGGGCGCACAAGGGGCCCCGCGCACGGGAAAGGGCGCACAAGGGGACCCGCGCACGGGAAAGCGCGCACAAGGGGACCCGCGCACGGGAAAGCGTGCACACGGGAAAGCGCGCAGAAGGGGACCCGCACATGAGAAAGCGTGCACACGGGAAAGCGCGCAGAAGGGGACCCGCACACGGGGAAGGCCGCACAAGGGGACCCGCACACGGGGAAGGCCGCACAAGGGGACCCGCACACGGGGAAGGCCGCACAAGGGGACCCGCACACGGGGAAGGCCGCACAAGGGGACCCGCACACGGGGAAGGCCGCACAAGGGGACCCGCACACGGGGAAGGCCGCACAAGGGGACCCGCACACGGGGAAGGCCGCACAAGGGGACCCGCACACGGGGAAGGCCGCACAAGGGGACCCGCACACGGGGAAGGCCGCACAAAGAGGACCCGCACACGGGGAAGGCCGCACAAAGAGGACCCGCACACGGGGAAGGCCGCACAAAGAGGACCCGCACACGGGGAAGGCCGCACAAAGAGGACCCGCACACGGGGAAGGCCGCACAAAGAGGACCCGCACACGGGAAAGGCCGCACAAAGAGGACCCGCACACGGGGAAGGTCGCACAAGAGGACCCGCACACGGGGAAGGCCGCACAAGGGGAAGGGAATACAAGGGAAGCTGCACAAGGGGAAGGGAATACAAGGGGACACACACATGAGAAAGCATGCACACGGGAAAGCGCGCACAAGGGGACCCGCACACGAGGAAACACGCAAAAGGGGACCCGCACTCGGGGAAGGCCGCACAAGGGGACCCGCACACGGAGAAGGCCGCACAAGGGGACCCGCACACGGGGAAGGCCGCACAAGGGGACCCGCACACGGGGAAGGCCGCACAAGGGGACCCGCACACGGGGAAGGCCGCACAAGGGGACCCGCACACGGGGAAGGCCGCACAAGGGGACCCGCACACGGGGAAGGCCGCACAAGGGGACCCGCACACGGGGAAGGCCGCACAAGGGGACCCGCACACGGGGAAGGCCGCACAAGGGGACCCGCACACGGGGAAGGCCGCACAAGGGGACCCGCACACGGGGAAGGCCGCACAAGGGGACCCGCACACTGGGAAGACCGCACAAGGAGACCCGCACACGGGGAAGGCCGCACAAGAGGACCCGCACACGGGGAAGGCCGCACAAGGGGACCCGCACAAGGGGAAGGGAATACAAGGGAACCCGCACAAGGGGAAAGGAGTACAAGGGAACCCGCACAAGGGGAAGGGCGCACAGGGGGACCCGCACAAGGGGAAGGGAGTACAAGGGAACCTGCACAGGGGGACCCGCACAAGGGGAAGGGAGTACAAGGGAACCTGCACAAGGGGAAGGGTGCACAAGGGGATCAGTACACAGGGAGGGCACATGTGGGGATCAGTACACAGGGAAGGTAAAGGTGGGTGATTTTATCGAATAATTTGAATTTACAGTTCAGGACGATGTGTTTTTATGAAAATCGATTTTATTACTTATTTTACACGTGAGCGCCAAAAGCGGAACTAATGCGACCCACCGTTCTTCATGGGTAAATTAGCGCAGCGCACCTAAACGCTGTAGCAGATTCTCAAACAACATGGCAATGACAGGGGATTAGCTGGAGCTTGTGCCTAAAAAAGGTGTATATCTGTAATATGGAATTGGTTCAGTTGTGTGCCGTTAGTCACAGACCAAACAAGTCCTCGTTGCAAAGTCTGTTTAAAAACTTTTGCAACCAAAGGAAGCAGCACAACAAATTGCCACAACTGTATAATGAAGCACATCAAAGAATCGCTAGAGAGCTGGAGGACAGCATCTTTTTTGGCTTTTCAGATTGCACTTTAAccctaaagtaaaaaaaataaaaaaaaataaagttaaaaCTTGTTTTGAACCATTTATTTGTCATCTGTAGTTTATATTTTGAGTAGGGGAGGGGGAAATCAATTAAAAACGAAAATCGGATTTATTGTGAAAAAA
Protein-coding sequences here:
- the cops7a gene encoding COP9 signalosome complex subunit 7a; translated protein: MEVEQLLSLSGSALAQAISSLLETPGLYVFSDILELPNVRELETGPHAPVYQLLNLFAYGTYCDYKERAASLPELTPAQKNKLRHLSIISLASTLKCLPYSLLLQQLELKNVRELEDLLIEAVYCDIIQGKLDQRNQQVEVDCSVGRDLGPNELPNIANTLQEWCAGCEAVLCGIEEQVSRANQYRESQLKVKVQVETEVSNLQKTLKASSASPSSGPSPAGAASNQDADQPTEPRDPASSQEPRQPGKKSSKVKGLRGSGKIWSKSN